CGATCCAAAGGACTTCCCACTCTCGGCCATAGGGTTCCATATCCTGGTCAAGAGTGTCGATATGGGTTAGGTTGCGTACACTTTCAGCAATTTGTACCATCTGCGACCGGATTGATACGTCCCAGTCGACGTCGTCTTCAATGATAAGGACCGTGTCCAGGTTCGCTTGGATGGTGTGTTTGATTAAATCAAGATGCGCGAGCCAGGCGATACTGGCACCATGGCTTGGGTGTTGGACATTGTCAGGCCCCATGTGCtcgaaagcatcaacaagATTGGGATTGACCGGCGGCTGGGGTGGGATCTGGATATCCAACCCCGTAAGGCTCGCTGCGGCGAGTAATCCTCGCGTTCGCCATGAAGGGCCAGTGGAAAGTGCGAGGATGGATTGAAACTGTTTGTTATCAGCATACTGTGACTGAAGAGTATCCATTGAGGCAGGGTACTTACACCTAAGGTGCTGTTTCCTGCACTCTGTACGGGAGGTTTAGGCGTTGTTGAGACCCGCTCAGCTGGCGTTGGCACTGGTGTCGGTGTTGGAGTCAACGTCGGGGCTGGCAGCGAAACGGTACGGGACACAAAGATCCTCTGCGTGTaccacagcagcagcagaaaacTCGCCGCTGTTCCCACAAGAAGCAACTGACGCGTCGCTAAGAACATTGCTGTCTTTCTCAGTATTCCCGATTGATGCATGAGAGGGCAGAGGTTCAAATATAGCGCTTGAGCAGCGGAACGGAATTTGGCCCGTGTCTGGCGAACGTGACATTCTTTCAACTCCGCAGTTCCCTGGCGTGCGTTAGAGAACGAATCCTTCGGCGGCAATCCTGCGGCGCAGCGTTGGTGCATATGACCCCTGACTATCCACAATTAGCGATATTAGTTGCAAGGATTATAACCAATAGAACGTCGAGGCTTGGCGCTTGCTGGAGCCCTATCCATGGTGTTTGCGCTACCCTTCAATACCGGGGCGGATGTGACTCTAGGGGAAACCAGGCACCAAGGCTTGAGGTATGGGTTACAGTCTGACACGCTGTGTTGTGTGCTAAATGCCCTATGCGGTTATTGTATATAATTACCATATTATATCAGATCTCAACCATACGAAGACCCCCAATGCTGGTTCTGGGGTATGGCTGGCAACTGTACAATGACGGAAATATTTTATTCAAAGACGATCAAGTCATTCATTTACCATGCTGTGCTTGAAGTTAGTAATTACATCGTGATGTTCTACGAATGGAAGTAAACGTATCAGCTCGCGGGGTAATAGCTCTTAATATTATATGCACAGCCCTCTCGCTTCTTAATCCAACCCTTACGATACACTTCTCGCCTGCTTCCTCTGATGCAACCCCCgaacctcctcatccagaccCAGAGCCGGGCCATCAACAAGTAGATCCGGTGCCACCTGATTGATCGACAACGGGGCAACCGGACCAGGTTTTATGcccatctccatcctccactGCACAAATTGAGCAGTAGAGCTCGCGTACACAATTCGCCCCAAGCCCGCGTTTGCATGAGCAGCCGCGCACATTGGACAGTGCTCACCCGAAGTGTAGACTGTGGCAGCGGCGCGCTCCGTCGGAGTCAGGTTCTTCTGCGCCCACTTGACGATTGTGAACTCTGGGTGCCAGGTGACGTCTGCTTCGGTCACGGTGCGGTTGCGATCCTCGTAGATAACCTTCCCGGCGGCGTCCACTAAAACTGACCCGAATGGGGAATCGCCCGCTTCGAGAGCTTCACGGGCTAGGTCTACGCAACGGCGTAAATAGTTGATGTCTGATTCGGAGACCATCGTGCTCTGTTTTGGCGGTTTGGTGGGTTGTGATATGGGTTTCTTGTCAGGAATCGAGTTTCAACCTGCAAACATTAGCTCTTGAATCGCTTGGAGGTAAATGTCCTTAGTACTTGAGCGGCCACGAAATATCTTTTGTCACTGGGAGCGAAGCTGCGCCGACGTGTATACTCAACAAGCATCAACTCGTGAAACGAATGCGAAACGAAAAGGCGGCCAGAATGGAATTATGGAGGGGTTTTATGGTCCCCGGTTTGAGTGGTTGATTTAGTAATAGAAATATCAGAAACTCATCTGGTCCAGTACGCGTAGTCGCTGAACTCCCCGCCAAACCCCGCAAATTTGTACATGGTGGACCCTGCCAAGACCTTTCAGTCTTCCATGCAAAATTGTTGATTCATTCTTTTGGATATTATTGTATACAGCTCTACTGGAAGGTGGCCGAAAGACATTGtgaaagacaagaatacCATGCCTATGACGAAAGCCATTAGATTCATAAATTTTCACTATATCTGACAACCCGCTCGCTGCCTCATGGATAGACCTACTATATATAACAACTCAAAGTAGATAAAGTATATTGGAACTGGCACGAGCGTCTGCGTATTGAGAGTTTAAAGTCATATCAACCCCCTGCTATTCCATTTCTCCTCGTAACTATACAGACTTACGACTCAAATAACAACACCTAAGCTGGTTTATCATTATAGCGTTGAGAATACTTCAAGAGAGTCGGTGGCGGTAGTGTCCGGACACTGCAACTTACACACAGCTGCCTGCGAGCATAAGGCCTGGGAGAGAGCAGCGCCCAATGGCCAAATGACGAAACATCTCGAGGCACTCGGCTCTCTGCTTAGCAAGTAGCCGCTACTTCAGACTAAAATATTCTAAACTTTCAGAAATGGTTCGTTTGCAACCACGCGCCACTTGCACTAGTGGAGCCTTGATTCTCCTTAACATCCCTCGTTCTCCTTTGTCGAAGACACGAGGCAAACCCCCAATGTCGCGTCGAATGATAAGATCCACCGAGCTAATGCTACCTGGAATACTTTGATTACAAACATGTAACATGACAGTTGGCATTCTCCAACCCCGACTGCTTAACTATACCACGTAAAGCTTAGCCGACGATTAGTGGGACCCCATCCCAGCCTAAGTGTGGGCCCTCTACACAGTGGGAGTTTTCTAGTCACTGCACCTAAAGGGCCCTTGTAACAAATTAATTTTAAACGAAGAGAATGGCTTGATAGAGTAACAAGCATACATACAGCATGAATAGATACCAGTCTCTAGATGCTAGCCATTAGGCGAGAACCGGTAAATATAACAAGACGTAGATGGTTCGGGTGCAAGAGTTAAGAGTAGGAATTTGCAACAGTGGCATAAGGTTTGACTGATTCCGGATCACAAACACTTACAATTCGCCCGACAGTGACAGTCTAGTCTTGAGAAGAAGTAGAGAATCCCTCGGTGTGACTTGAACGTTAGTCTCGGTCTGAGATATGAGCGACAGAATTAGTACATGGCAGACGACTACAACACCGGTATTGTAGAGGGTGGGGCTATGCGAGGCGCAGTATTATGTCAATGTTTGAGTGGATGAGATTATATCGAAAGCGAACCTCGACCAATAAACATGGTTTGATGGTTAGCAGTCTTAGACAGTGCTCGCTCAAAGACTAAGTGGGAGGTGTTAGACATCGAGCCTTGCTTGGTACACTGTAGTGCCTATGACTCATACTAGACTAGCGATACTAGTTCCATGCCATATATAATTCCGGTGCAATATGAGGATAGGTTATCATCGACAATGTTAAGCTAGGTGGGGCGAACCCTGGACATCATGTCTTCCGATGACTCCCGCCAAATGTGAAAACTGAGCGAATATTTTAGCGCCCCGATATATAAGGGGTAATCACAAagtctctctctttcaatAATCATATTGTGCTTCGCTCCATACACTAGAGCCTGCTCGTCATAACAGAAAGTACTACACTGAGTACTTTAGCTGGCCAGCGACTGGTTTTGTCTATCCAAATGGATACGTCCAACAGTACTGGTCAGAGTTACCTATCTCATCTCCCCACTGAGCTTCTCTTCAAAATCTTTCAGCAATGCCCGGACGTTTCTGCCCTCTGGAGTCTACTTACTACATCGTCGCGGATGCTAGCCATCTTTAATGCGAGGGCGTCGGAGATAGTGGACGATGTATTGAACTTGACCGTCCCAGTGCAGACTCGACTTTATATGCGGCAAGTTCTTGTTCTCCGTACCGgcatatattcatattccAGTTTTGAAGAGGCCCAGACCGATATATCGCTACTCTCCGAGAAAGTTATTGCAACACCTGAGCAGTTGCGGAGTTTTGTGGCATTATCTCACAGGATCCATGTCTTGGCACATCTCTGCATTGAAAGATGCCTCCAACGTTGTATGGATAGTCCGCTCGGCGAAAGGGAATTTCACGTGGGGTTCTGCTTTCCCACATGGACAGAGGAGCAACGAAGCATTCTATCATTCTGGCGCGTGCTGTTCTACAATGAACTGAAAGTAGAAGGACTCAAAGGTCATCTAGAGTGGTCTACTCTAGATCTTTCAGAATTGCTACACCATGGCCCTTACCAGCATTTTACCACGGATATTGCGAAATTTCAAGCCATTACCGCATTACGCTTTATTTCTGAGCAAACAACCCCAGAAGGCTCTGAGGAAGAGCTGTCAAAGGGGGCTGAACAGCTCGGACCATTTCAGTTACCCAGGCTCCCTGAGGGCAAAGAGTTCGGCTGGACATGTCAGCCGCCGCCGTCTCTATGGGCTGTGACTCAAGGATGGAATCCTGACGACCCGCGTCTCCTTGAACCGAGAGCATTTATCAGATCGAAGACGAGTCTACGGATTCTCGCTTCATATAGTGAATCCGACGACGAGGAGCTCTTACTTACTCCGCTCGAAAGTGAGGAGCCGGAGAGTGAGGAATCCGAGATCTACGAGTCTGAAAGCGACGAGGATGACAGTGATGATGGATGGggagttggaagaggaggatgccttcttcgaataccatcatcatcatctgagGAAAGCGTCACATTGGAAGAGAACCCATCAAGGGACCCGGAGATCACATCCCCAGTGCCTTTGATTCAAGACTTTGGACAGTTTCCAACCGGAGAGGAGTGCCAAAAGCTTCACGGACAAACGATTGGGGTACAATTCTGGAACAGAATGCGTCGTCGTAGTAATGCCGGCCCGGGTCAATATATAAGGTCGGGCGCGTATCTCAAATATGGCTTCGCTATCTGGGAGCAACAGAGAATGATTGACATGGGACTATGGTCGACCCAAGCTCGTGCCGATGCATCCGATTGCTTACGAAGATGGTATAGCTTTTTGAGCGAGGAGGATCTTAACTATCATGACTCTAGACGGCGTCGAATTGAGTATATCTCTTGATTGGGAAAGATGCtaaatatctatataataaCGTGTCACTATATGAATCAGTCAATATACAGTAAAATGTATCTTGTACTGAAATGTTACCATGGAGCGTTTATTATGgttgtcttttcctcttttttatttcttgtcttcttctgtatATGCTAGCAAAGGAGTAGTGGTAGCCCGCCAGGCTCATAGCCTGGAGACCCCCTGGATAACCCAGGCATCGtgattcattttcattttttttctccatttcccttcttccatCTCGACTCTCCTACTAGGTATTATTTATGGAAAAATTGTTTCTTACGGTGTTTATGATTATACCTACTCTAATCGTCTTCTATTTCCCATCTTACGGTAACAGGAATTAATTATAAGAACACTGTTATGCCTTCATGTGCAGAGTAGGCCCTTTTATAAAGTGATGGCAAATAGCCTGCGTAGAATCTAGGTAGAAGTCATCACTCCCCACTATTTGGGGAGGACTTTCGCTGCCAGACAAGTAGATGCTCGTGCGAATAGTCCTGACCGATTAAAAGAGCAGACCGATTGAAGATCGCAAAACCGTTGAGGATGAAGGGCTTCGGatcgaagaaaatgagaCATCATGCAGTAGTGTCTCTATTTCTTCAGAAGGTAGCGTATGTCCCCTAATGCGATCAAGGAGCTTTTGAAATGATACATGTGGCTTAGTATAgaccctctttctcctttccttttgaAGGAGGGCGTACAAGGAAAATATATAAGGCAGCTTTTTATATCCTTACTAACGCCATTAGTAAGTGCAATGTATTTTATTATCTTTGCCAGTGGATTCCCTAGCTATACAAAAACCATGGTGCTTGCATGCAGTTATTGATGCATCGGAGCATATATACAATTCAGTAATGTCAAATGCGACCAAGTAATATGTACATAAAAGACGAAATTAAGGTAGATGTCAGATGACGGATCGAAGATATTTATTCataatttttatatttctatTAGTACCCAACTGGTCTCCCCAAGATTGTGGGTAATACAGCCGATTGGTGTGCTATGTCTGGGCAAAAGAAATGAATCGTCGGAGTAAATAGACACGAAACGGTCAATAAAGTGACGTTCGGCATATCATCCAGTTGACCAGCAGTTTCTCAAATAAATACAACAGTAGGACCTAGGTCAAATAATCCCCGATATCTCATATCCAGGAATATTACAAGGGTTCACTCCAATGTACTTGAACAGAAAGACCAACGGAAAGACCACGTCGGTATAGAATAATTCATTCGCAACATGCATGTTATAATAGTACTATACAATGATGGACCAATGTACAAGACAATTAATTGAGATTCAACATTTCTAAAAACGCACACATGCCTCTCGAGGGGCCCATTTGTGCATCCAATTCTTCCACCATTGACTTGGCTTCCGCAATCAGTGAGTTTAGCTTCTGATAGCTGTAGGTAAAGCTTCGGGTCGAGGTGATGTAGTCAACCGCATAGGCTTTCAGCGAGTTATCTTCACTTCTCTGTCTCAGGATGTTCATAAGCTGCATGTTCCTAGGATCACTGTTGATGCTGTGAATAATGGGGAAGGAAAACTTCCCCTCCGTGATATCCTCACAGAAGCCTTTATTTTTAGTGTACTCCCCGCCactgaggttgaggatgtcGTCCCGAATCTGAAAGATCGTGCCAAGGGTGTTCGTCAGAGGTATACAGTCGCTGGCTTCTATGTTAGTCACGCTCATATAATGTCATTTAGCGAAACTGACGTACCATGTCTGATTGCTTTCCAGCTGCATGAGTTTGACTGCGAGTCGGAATAACCCCCCCGTCTTGTCCAGAACCATGCCAATGTATTGTTCTTCCGTAGGGCACGTCAGAGTGTCTCGCCAGTGCAGATCCATCCCCTGGCCCCTATGAAGATTTAAGAGCTCCTCGACAAAAACATCATTTGCGCGTGTGCTATGCAGAGAGGACAATTTCTGCTGTGCGAGGAAGTATGCGTAGTTGGCGGAGTTGATGGTCTGAGCTACACCAAAGATGCTATGTGCGACTGGCTTCCCCCGCCGAAGCTTGGAGGAGTCTTGAATATCGTCAATCCTATAGTACTCATTTAGTCAGGGTTGATCACCGAGCAAGATATCGAGCAGGACATAAGCCTTACAGCAGAGATGCCGTGTGCAATAGATTGACAATCTCGCTTATAATTTCGGCCTTCTCCGGGGGAATCTGAAGCCATTCGTTGAATGCTAGCATGAGCTTGTGTCGAATGTTCTTTCCTCCAGATGACAGGAGGTAGTCCAGAGGCCCACAAATAATCTATAAGGCTGTTAGGGGTATCGATCTCTATTTTCTGCTGTGGAGTCAAACAAACCTGCTCACTGCTCTTCGGTTCGGCCAGATTGTAACCGACATATTCCAAGGGAGGAGTTGGCAAGGACCCCATCTGGAGACCTGAGGTGACTGTCATACTGTAACAGTTGGAAAATGAGAGTAATGACAACTGTGTGAGAGTGGGTAAAGAATGGGAGTTGGTTAATCACACCGGCCTCGTCCTAAATTGTCCCTGAGAAAGATGTATTTAATTGCCCATTTTTAGACACACGCAAGGGTTCAGGCGTCACCAAGGTGGCATTCCAGATTGTAACGGAGGTAAAAGATCAGCCGCAATGAATTTGAATACACGGTGGTAGAGCAGCATTTGCATGGGTAGTCTTGAACAGTGTCATTCTCATATGTAAGCTTTCAAGCATGGAATGAAGGCCGATTTCTTATTGGATCTGAATTCATTGATTATCCTCACTAGCTGAAGCTAAATTCTGACTAGCCAAATAATAAAACGATCGACTCCCAGATTACTTAACCAAGTATATGGAGGAGATAAGTGGATTCTTTCTGGAATGAGTTGGGGAAACCTTTTCACGACCATGCTCAGCTAGCTACGTCGTTGCTGGCCAGTAGACGAGTCACAATTATTGCATTCCTGTCGATCGAATTATCCACTCTGTCCCTAATCTGCCGCAAGGCTGGTGTGGCTTGCGAGCTAACGATCGATTAATCAAGATTTCGTTCCGAATAGAGTATAAGTATTGAAAGCCATAAGCTAATAGAATCATGCTGAGCGAAGGTGGATTGTTAACTTGCCACAGAGAAGATAAACAAAATAGCGCCACGCAGCTGAAATATTCCAAACCTTGCAGCCAAAATAACTGGAAATGAAACTCTAACTCAAACAACAAATTTTACTTCATCCTGGACTGAGAGGTACTAAGTGGATAAAGTGGCTTACCAGTACCTCCCTAGGTATGCTGAGTCTACCTCACTATCGCTTCACCATCGCCTCATAAATCCTGTAATAGCAATCCCAGTAATAGCAAAGATCCCCACCCATCGGATCAAGGCACGTCGGATGTGATACTTCGCAGTACGTGCGATCTCCTCGGAATCGTTCACATGTGGGAAGGGTATATCCGTAGGGACATCTTTACCCAGCGCTTTACACAGCGGCTCCCAACCCTCTCGAACGTCAAAAAACACCAGCCGATCAGCAGGCACATTTTCCTGCAGCCAAGCGACATGCTTGGAGTAGATCGCCCTCTGCGGAAGCGTATCGCTCACCTCCTTCACCGAGCTGAACCGCCGACCATCCGCATACAGATTGCCCCACTGCTGGCGTAGCAACCAAGTAAAGTCTACAAAATGTCTCATCCCCGGTagtggaaggaggagaatcTTTAAGAACGACAGGCGTGCAAAGCTGTGAATCTGGTTCATGCTTTTCTCCCACGCGATGGGGTCGCGTACGGTACAGATGACCTTGGCGTCCGGGTagagctccagcagctctggGAGGAGCTGACAGCCTGGGGCGTCGGTGATAGCTGCATAACCTTCGAGACGAGATTTGACGATGGACAACACCGTGCGCTTATCGTCCTCCAGCCATGCACGAAGGATGTGAATCCATGATTTTAACTCGGAGGGCGAGCCGCGGGTCAACTGGGTGCCGCCGTGGTAGACGGGGCCATCGAGGAGGATGGTCAAGGCAGCGCTGAAGGATGCAGTACCGGTACGGGGTAGTCCGGCGCCGATGACTTGGATCTGGGTCCCTGGCTTGGGAGCTGAAGCAGTTTGACCCatggtttgggtttggttcgGTGATGATCAGTTTTGTCCAGAAATCACAGGCAATGTTGGACAGCTTTCCATGGTCATTTTAAATTCACATACGATTTATAGCTTTTATCAGCCACCTAGCACACTCACTGATCATAATTACGAACAACCTGACTAGCTTACCCTCTCGAAATATATTGGGAAGACTAAAAATACAATTATTACATATGCGAAGGCAACCGATGGGGAAGGATTAACCTAATTAGGGTTTATTTTAGAGTTCTAGAACTTGTCGATCATCCCGAAAGAAGTCAACCTTGAATAAATACTCTATTACATATAGTAATACTGGCCGGCCATCTTCTCACCGCTATTCCCTCGATTGAATTGAATATTCGGCACTCGGGGATCGGCGTCCTGCTAAATCCTATCTTGCAGGAACCCCCAGACTGGAAGTTGGTATGAGACCGATCACCCACGAGTATGGAAGCTGCACCACTAGCCAATCCGAGTCCTCTTTCAGTACAATAAGTAGACCCGCTGCCTAAAATAATTTAAGTCCTAGCACCTGTTCGAGCTGTCTGCATGCTAATGGTAACGTACACGGGTGGGAGGTCATTTATTGTGCTGATCTCTATCCCAGAGCCATGTTGATCATATAATGTGAACGTGAAGTTGGCTTTGTGGAACTATTCAATAGTACAGCCTTGTATCCCATGGCCGATGTATTATAATCACTACAGCATGCTGAAGCGCGGTTGAAAGAATGGTTACCAAGCTGCTCATGCAGTTATCTATACTCAGGTCCTCTTAAGCGTTTCCTCAGTACGGGCTTTTCCTTGACATTCCATAGGCCTCCTGTTAATTGTTCCGTGTTTCCGTAGCTAAAAGGGATTGAACTCCGGAGAGCTTCTGGGAGTCTGCTCTTTCTGAATCTATTATTACGAATAAAACTAGGTTAGATGAAGTTAACAATAGTCAACCCTCTCCTAAACTATCTGCGAGTCATCGGTCCCTAAATATCTCACTCTACCCCTTTCCGAACGCGCAAGGTCAAGCGTGTACAGCATAAAGAATGAATTCTTCAGCGGTCATTACAACTTGCCTAGGCAGAAATCCTAGAAACTAGTCTTTGCGGATGCCCACAACTTTCACTCGAACTCTCCAGGGACCATTCTTGGCCCGTGGGAGCAGTTTGTCTCGCACGAAACGAATATCCTCCGCAGTTGTCTCGTAAAGCTCCAGATCGAATCGACGGACAATGGCTGCTAAAGCAGTGTGTAATTCTGCATAGGCAAGGCTACGGTGTTCGAAGTTAGCAGGACGAATGACTTGTTGAAATGACATCAACGTACTTCATTCCGATACAGGATCGTGTCCCTTTGCCAAATGTCACCAGGAATCTCGAAAGACTCTCCTTACGCTCCGCCGCGAGCATCCAGCGCTCAGGGTAAAATTTCTCGGGATCGGAAAACAGTGCCGGATCCGTATGCAAGAAGTATTGAAGCATACTAACGGGAGTCTACTTGCGTGATAAGCGTTGCCAGCCGTTACAAAAGATTATCAGGACAACGTACCCCAGGTGGAATGGCATAATCCTTGTATTTGATTACCTCGGTCGGCGACACCCTCTGTTGCCGCATAGCTAGACCCGAAAAGCGCAAGGCTTCATGAATAACCCCGTTCTGTGGAATGAGCCGTTAACAAGATCCTAGGAACGACCATCACAGACATCCAAGGTACATACCAAATATGGCAGCTTTTCAAGCTCCCGCCATGTTGCCAGACCTTCTGGAGTGGGCATTACTTGTTCAAGCTCTTTGCGAAGTTTTGTAAGGACCATTGGATCACTAAGAATGTGGAATATAGCCACTCCTAAGGTGGTCGCGGTGGTCTCTGTGCCGGCCGCGAACAGAACCAATCCCTCATCCTCGAGGCGTTGCAACGTCCGTTCTTCGGGGGGTACCTCCGGAGCTGTAAGGGCATGGAACATGGTTGTTCTCTCGGTAGGAGTGCACACGTCCTTCTGCTGAAGCACCTCTATTGATTTCTTTCGTACTCCATGCAACAGGTCGTACATTGCCGCTCGGGCTGGAAAGAGCTGAGTCATGAAGAATGAGGGTATTAATCGCAAAAAACGCTGGATAAGAGGGAAAAACCGGTGCAGGTGGATTTGCTCCGTCCCTTCCTGGACAACCTTCACAATGCCCTTTCCGATATTTTGCGGTTCGTGGAGACCATAGTCCTCTCCATACGCATATTGTGTGATGACGTGGCCTGTCAACGCTTGGAGTCTGTCGATGAGCTCTACTACGGAATCTTCCTCGTAGGCCGTAATAAGGCTATCCAAGAACTTTGAAAGTGATTCGTGGATAACCGGCTCGATCCTCTCGATCGACCGTCTTGAAAAGAATGAGGTGAGTAACTTCCGGCGCATGCGATGGGTATGATGGTCAACTGTTGAAACCAACGCGTTGGGCGAACTGAATATCTCAACGGACTTTGCGTCCTTGTCTCGCCACCCGTGGGCAGGAGCATAGAGCTCGTCATAAAAATACGGATCTTTAATGTGGACTTCACGCGGGTTGATCCGCACAATAGGGCCTATAGAATGGTAAGGATGGAATGCGGTTAATCAGCTGGTGACGGTACCATATTCTTGGTGCATTTTTTCGATTTCCCAGATGAACAATCCACCCCGGACGACATCGTGATAGAATTCATAGAGATGACTGATTGCTGCTAGCTTAGGGCCTGGTATATGATGGAGCGGATCAATATACAGTCGATATATAGTACGTAAAATCAAAGCGATTGGGAAAAGTAGTAGGATAGATATAATGAAGTGCTCCTTGGCGGAAGCCAAAAAGGTGACAACGGAAATCACACCCATGGTTTCGGGGACATTTGCAGGTTGCAAGAAGGGGAGTGGAAGGATGGGTATTAATGTGTTCAACAACCTCAGGGATCATTTATTAGTGCGGTGCTTCGTGTTAGACATTATAGGTCACTACTACCTCTGCATTGAGCCGGAAAAGCCTTCAGCTGAGCAGGACCAAAGTCCAAGCAAAGGAGCCTAATCTACCTATGCCCAATAGTTCCTTGTGTACGTTGAGAGGCGAGCCATTATGAAGGATCCATCTATCCACAAAAGTTTAACTTTTGCAAGCAGTGGTAGCGGTGAGATAGGTTATACAGAGGTATGTACATTCCCCACCCGAAAGGTACCAAATCCCGAGGTAATATTGAAATACTATTGCATGGTGCCCCACTTGGTGCAGTTGAAGAATACAAGGCGTAGCTGAAGAATAACCCTACTCCGATaacgatcttcttggtaaCTCGTAATCAAGGGGTTCGCTCGGCGCCATCGTGACCCACCATGTCGATCAAAAGTTTAAAGATAACGTAAGGAAAAGTCCATACGTCTTCTCGACCAGTCGAAATGTACTCAGGTTGATGATTGGTATTTAAGATGTGACCAAAGCCAGGCATTTGTGGGCTCATTCCAACCTCATCAGCTACTTGCTACCTACAGTTTCCTTTCATTACAGACTTCAGTATCTATTGAGCAACATGAAGGACAATCCAGTGGGTGTGCTTGTCGATATGAAGGAACGGAGTTTGTTTAAGAGTTTTGATAAGTCTTACCATCCAACCTACGGACTGGGTACAATGTCTGGCAACATATACGATACAGCATGGATTGCAATGGTCAGAAAGCCCATCGAAGGGAAGTCTGTCTGG
The sequence above is a segment of the Aspergillus oryzae RIB40 DNA, chromosome 3 genome. Coding sequences within it:
- a CDS encoding uncharacterized protein (predicted protein), with the translated sequence MDSPLGEREFHVGFCFPTWTEEQRSILSFWRVLFYNELKVEGLKGHLEWSTLDLSELLHHGPYQHFTTDIAKFQAITALRFISEQTTPEGSEEELSKGAEQLGPFQLPRLPEGKEFGWTCQPPPSLWAVTQGWNPDDPRLLEPRAFIRSKTSLRILASYSESDDEELLLTPLESEEPESEESEIYESESDEDDSDDGWGVGRGGCLLRIPSSSSEESVTLEENPSRDPEITSPVPLIQDFGQFPTGEECQKLHGQTIGVQFWNRMRRRSNAGPGQYIRSGAYLKYGFAIWEQQRMIDMGLWSTQARADASDCLRRWYSFLSEEDLNYHDSRRRRIDGSPPGS
- a CDS encoding putative cytochrome P450 oxygenase (cytochrome P450 CYP3/CYP5/CYP6/CYP9 subfamilies); the protein is MGVISVVTFLASAKEHFIISILLLFPIALILRTIYRLYIDPLHHIPGPKLAAISHLYEFYHDVVRGGLFIWEIEKMHQEYGPIVRINPREVHIKDPYFYDELYAPAHGWRDKDAKSVEIFSSPNALVSTVDHHTHRMRRKLLTSFFSRRSIERIEPVIHESLSKFLDSLITAYEEDSVVELIDRLQALTGHVITQYAYGEDYGLHEPQNIGKGIVKVVQEGTEQIHLHRFFPLIQRFLRLIPSFFMTQLFPARAAMYDLLHGVRKKSIEVLQQKDVCTPTERTTMFHALTAPEVPPEERTLQRLEDEGLVLFAAGTETTATTLGVAIFHILSDPMVLTKLRKELEQVMPTPEGLATWRELEKLPYLNGVIHEALRFSGLAMRQQRVSPTEVIKYKDYAIPPGTPVSMLQYFLHTDPALFSDPEKFYPERWMLAAERKESLSRFLVTFGKGTRSCIGMNLAYAELHTALAAIVRRFDLELYETTAEDIRFVRDKLLPRAKNGPWRVRVKVVGIRKD
- a CDS encoding uncharacterized protein (predicted protein), whose translation is MDRAPASAKPRRSIVRGHMHQRCAAGLPPKDSFSNARQGTAELKECHVRQTRAKFRSAAQALYLNLCPLMHQSGILRKTAMFLATRQLLLVGTAASFLLLLWYTQRIFVSRTVSLPAPTLTPTPTPVPTPAERVSTTPKPPVQSAGNSTLGFQSILALSTGPSWRTRGLLAAASLTGLDIQIPPQPPVNPNLVDAFEHMGPDNVQHPSHGASIAWLAHLDLIKHTIQANLDTVLIIEDDVDWDVSIRSQMVQIAESVRNLTHIDTLDQDMEPYGREWEVLWIGHCGEYWEEQFETVLYDDPTACPHSDYFGWAKQYIERLPDRQRAVYRSVNPVCSFAYALSREGSRKILEVLGGAQDEAFDVSMMHACKAGQLKCISVVPEVVHQYFPAQSFGVKSAVDVGNGQEPGPEEAEFEHVMGSTENILESARCRALWGQRCLRKQ
- a CDS encoding sulfotransferase family protein (predicted protein) translates to MGQTASAPKPGTQIQVIGAGLPRTGTASFSAALTILLDGPVYHGGTQLTRGSPSELKSWIHILRAWLEDDKRTVLSIVKSRLEGYAAITDAPGCQLLPELLELYPDAKVICTVRDPIAWEKSMNQIHSFARLSFLKILLLPLPGMRHFVDFTWLLRQQWGNLYADGRRFSSVKEVSDTLPQRAIYSKHVAWLQENVPADRLVFFDVREGWEPLCKALGKDVPTDIPFPHVNDSEEIARTAKYHIRRALIRWVGIFAITGIAITGFMRRW
- a CDS encoding nucleoside deaminase (cytosine/adenosine deaminases), which codes for MVSESDINYLRRCVDLAREALEAGDSPFGSVLVDAAGKVIYEDRNRTVTEADVTWHPEFTIVKWAQKNLTPTERAAATVYTSGEHCPMCAAAHANAGLGRIVYASSTAQFVQWRMEMGIKPGPVAPLSINQVAPDLLVDGPALGLDEEVRGLHQRKQARSVS
- a CDS encoding FPP/GGPP synthase family protein (geranylgeranyl pyrophosphate synthase/Polyprenyl synthetase) — its product is MGSLPTPPLEYVGYNLAEPKSSEQIICGPLDYLLSSGGKNIRHKLMLAFNEWLQIPPEKAEIISEIVNLLHTASLLIDDIQDSSKLRRGKPVAHSIFGVAQTINSANYAYFLAQQKLSSLHSTRANDVFVEELLNLHRGQGMDLHWRDTLTCPTEEQYIGMVLDKTGGLFRLAVKLMQLESNQTCDCIPLTNTLGTIFQIRDDILNLSGGEYTKNKGFCEDITEGKFSFPIIHSINSDPRNMQLMNILRQRSEDNSLKAYAVDYITSTRSFTYSYQKLNSLIAEAKSMVEELDAQMGPSRGMCAFLEMLNLN